The following are encoded together in the Apus apus isolate bApuApu2 chromosome 7, bApuApu2.pri.cur, whole genome shotgun sequence genome:
- the C7H1orf210 gene encoding type III endosome membrane protein TEMP isoform X2, with translation MAPACLLGVCSLLCAWSVVMGHPCSLDHQALFHLDLQHNALVSVNTLSLQLMEAVPQVWLEGNPWVCNCTVHPLQQWLQRRKAVQVTCTSPPGLQGQAIAALDSQDLACQMKQRFPREVSTVQQITVTQSNTTTLPSGKGGRSWPYLVGIVVAAVGISILIALAAKCKLFHKHFASYRHRPLPDTGSIGGCPMEEGSGESQPMPGAADLQAEDDDGFIEDNYIQLSEPLPEERERELHLSI, from the exons atggctcctgcctgcctgctcggggtctgcagcctcctctgcGCCTGGTCCGTGGTGATGGGACATCCCTGCAGCCTCGACCACCAG gctCTTTTCCACCTGGACCTGCAGCACAATGCACTGGTCTCTGTGAATACTTTGAGCCTGCAGCTGATGGAAGCAGTCCCACAGGTCTGGCTGGAAGGGAACCCCTGGGTCTGCAACTGCACCGTGCACCCTCTGCAGCAGTGGCTACAGCGCAGGAAAG CTGTGCAGGTGACCTGCACATctcccccagggctgcagggccaggcGATCGCAGCTCTGGATTCCCAGGACCTGGCCTGCCAGATGAAGCAGCGGTTTCCTCGGGAGGTGAGCACAGTGCAGCAGATCACAGTGACCCAGAGCAACA CAACCACACTGCCCTctgggaaggggggaaggagCTGGCCGTACCTGGTGGGCATCGTGGTGGCAGCAGTTGGCATCTCCATCCTGATCGCATTGGCTGCCAAGTGCAAGCTCTTCCACAAGCACTTCGCCAGCTACCGCCACCGGCCCCTGCCCGACACCGGCTCGATTGGAGGCTGCCCCATGGAGGAGGGCAGTGGCGAGAGCCAGCCCATGCCTGGTGCTGCCGACCTGCAAGCTGAGGATGATGATGGCTTCATCGAGGACAACTACATCCAGCTAAGTGAGCCGCTGCCAGAGGAAAGGGAGCGGGAGTTGCATCTCTCCATATGA
- the TMEM125 gene encoding transmembrane protein 125, whose amino-acid sequence MPELAELSSPRTPADADHIQRNILEEHVELWWFQDPKKSILCYGMAVVLILACGIGGIILLYSTSSRSGEWRLAVGTTLCLLALLVLLKQLLSSAIQDMNCIRSRDQIELLKSGGFSDCLVLLLSALVLLVCGVVLTILSTTTMQLSSARPLASMFTSGVVLLSAGSAILLCLLLYLLCTSCHQAAPRSLETGEIRVFTISGRLTANRRLPPTSSMANLI is encoded by the coding sequence ATGCcggagctggcagagctgagcagcccccGCACCCCTGCCGATGCAGACCACATCCAGAGGAACATCTTGGAGGAGCATGTGGAACTCTGGTGGTTTCAGGACCCCAAGAAGTCCATCCTGTGCTACGGGATGGCTGTGGTGCTGATCCTGGCCTGCGGGATCGGGGGCATCATCCTGCTGTATAGCACGAGCAGCAGGTCCGGGGAGTGGCGGCTGGCTGTGGGCACCACACTCTGCCTCCTGGCCCTCCTCgtgctgctgaagcagctgctgagctctgcaatCCAGGACATGAACTGCATCCGCAGCCGGGACCAGATCGAGCTCCTGAAGAGTGGGGGCTTCTCGgactgcctggtgctgctgctcagtgccctggtgctgctggtctgTGGGGTCGTGCTCACCATCCTCTCCACCACAACcatgcagctcagctctgcacgGCCACTGGCCAGCATGTTCACCAGCGGGGTTGTCCTCCTGAGTGCTGGCAGTGCcatcctcctctgcctgctgctctaCCTACTCTGCACCTCCTGCCACCAGGCTGCTCCTCGAAGTCTGGAGACCGGCGAGATTCGTGTCTTCACCATCTCTGGCCGCCTCACTGCAAACAGGCGCCTTCCTCCCACCTCCAGCATGGCCAACCTGATCTGA
- the TIE1 gene encoding tyrosine-protein kinase receptor Tie-1 isoform X1: MELQVYLLLLLPRLAVAILDITLIANVQSLSHSEFFLSCVMGERDVTYLQIERENKIVMTHPKMGFQNYRNRSNEVQARGFSMADLVGILYCLGRTPTEQAQVVYVHNSHNAHLFPVKATQSVNIAEPATFSARVLKREETDVMWKRNGTYYQTTDRGEVKGDLVTLTLPKVSVSENGVYSATFMGQSPLWSAFYRLIVRACPAKKWGPSCEKDCPDCLNGGICHDHVGECICPPGFMGTRCERACREGQFGRNCQETCQRAQGCRGLSFCLPDPYGCSCASGWSGSRCSQACAPGYYGPDCALRCACQNRGSCNRFSGCVCPAGWHGQHCEKSDRFPQIIQLASELEFNLGSEPVISCVATGNPLPASDSVELRKADGTVLKLIKAIIEPGQITCEFQVRHLTKEDTGLWECRVSTTGGQDSRKVKVNIRVPPAPLSPPRLLAKQSRQLVVSPVDCFSGDGPIVSIKLFYKPKDDNSAWSSIVVDHSENITLMNLRPVTAYVVKVQLSRPGDGGEGSKGPEAIMVTACLEPTVKPVIEGWSIEEKNVLHVNWKLPSNHEPAHGFIVRLFDSARRLVCEKNITSISVLSARIGDLEFNKEYGLEVLVYHCASLGPPSDLHKVMINSKGPSSPRSLLAESVSDTAVRLSWQVPEYPNGGITKYIVELQQLGGTSEPQWIDTDSGAETAKIIGGLNVSTSYQFRVRANSHVPGEWSQPVKARTLGDGALSVPPSLGSQSTEQAGIDQQLLLAIVGSVSVTCLTILFALLALFLIKKNFFHRRRTFTYQSGSVSAACPSRTVSPAPLIPARSRSRSVASSPDTARPHFHAERGEETILQFNSGTLTLTRRPKPQPEPLSYPILEWEDIKFEDMIGEGNFGQVIRAMIKKDGLKMNAAIKMLKEFASENDHRDFAGELEVLCKLGHHPNIINLLGACENKGYLYIAIEYAPYGNLLDFLRKSRVLETDPAFAKEHGTASTLTSQQLLQFASDVAKGMQYLSEKQFIHRDLAARNILVGENLASKIADFGLSRGEEVYVKKTMGRLPVRWMAIESLNYSVYTTKSDVWSFGVLLWEIVSLGGTPYCGMTCAELYEKLPQGYRMEKPRNCDNEVYELMRQCWRDRPYERPPFAQISMQLIRMLEARKAYVNMALFENFTYAGIDATAEEA; encoded by the exons ATGGAACTCCAGGTTTATCTTCTACTTCTCCTCCCACGGCTGGCAG TGGCCATCCTGGACATCACCCTGATTGCCAATGTGCAGAGCCTGTCTCACTCCGAATTCTTCCTCTCCTGCGTCATGGGGGAGCGTGATGTGACCTACCTGCAGATTGAGCGGGAGAACAAGATTGTGATGACACACCCAAAGATGGGCTTCCAAAACTACCGCAACCGCAGCAACGAAGTCCAGGCCAGGGGCTTCTCCATGGCTGACCTGGTGGGGATCCTCTACTGCCTGGGGCGCACACCAACCGAGCAGGCCCAGGTCGTCTACGTGCACAACAGCCACAATG cCCACCTCTTCCCAGTGAAGGCCACGCAGTCTGTGAACATCGCTGAGCCAGCCACCTTCTCTGCCAGGGTTCTCAAGAGGGAGGAGACAGACGTTATGTGGAAAAGAAATG GCACCTACTACCAGACCACGGACAGGGGTGAGGTGAAGGGCGACCTCGTCACCCTGACGCTCCCCAAAGTCAGCGTGAGTGAAAATGGGGTCTACAGTGCCACCTTCATGGGGCAGAGCCCTCTCTGGAGTGCCTTCTACCGCCTGATCGTGAGAG CATGCCCCGCAAAGAAATGGGGACCATCCTGTGAGAAGGACTGTCCTGACTGTCTGAATGGTGGCATCTGCCATGACCACGTCGGTGAATGCATCTGCCCTCCTGGGTTCATGGGCACCCGCTGCGAGAGAG CCTGCCGGGAAGGCCAGTTTGGCCGCAACTGCCAGGAGACGTGCCAGagagcccagggctgcagggggctGAGCTTCTGCCTGCCGGACCCCTACGGCTGCTCCTGTGCCTCAGGCTGGAGTGGCTCCCGCTGCAGCCAAG CCTGTGCCCCAGGATACTATGGCCCTGACTGTGCCCTGAGGTGTGCCTGCCAAAACAGAGGCAGCTGTAACCGCTTCAGCGGATGCGTCTGCCCTGCAGGCTGGCATGGACAGCACTGCGAGAAGTCAG ACCGGTTTCCCCAGATCATCCAGCTGGCCTCAGAGCTGGAGTTCAACCTGGGCTCAGAGCCCGTCATCAGCTGCGTGGCCACCGGCAACCCGCTGCCTGCCAGCGACAGCGTGGAGCTGCGCAAAGCTGATGGCACCGTGCTCAAG CTCATCAAAGCCATCATCGAACCAGGGCAGATCACCTGTGAGTTTCAGGTGAGACACCTGACAAAGGAGGACACAGGGCTCTGGGAATGCCGGGTCTCCACAACCGGAGGCCAGGACAGCCGGAAAGTCAAGGTCAATATCCGAG TGCCGCCAGCGCCTCTGAGCCCCCCCCGGCTGCTGGCCAAGCAGAGCCGCCAGCTCGTGGTGTCACCCGTGGATTGCTTCTCCGGTGATGGACCCATTGTCTCCATCAAGCTGTTCTACAAGCCCAAGGATGACAACTCAGCATGGTCATCCATTGTGG TTGACCACAGCGAGAACATCACTCTCATGAACCTCCGCCCGGTGACTGCTTACGTTGTCAAGGTGCAGCTGAGCCGTCCGGGGGATGGTGGGGAGGGCAGCAAGGGGCCTGAAGCCATCATGGTGACCGCGTGCCTTG AGCCCACAGTCAAGCCTGTGATTGAAGGCTGGTCcatagaggagaaaaatgtacTTCATGTCAACTGGAAATTGCCAAGtaaccatgagccagcacaTGGGTTCATTGTCCGCCTCTTCGACTCCGCGAGGAGGCTGGTCTGTGAGAAAAACATCACATCCATCTCCGTGCTGTCTGCCCGCATTGGGGACCTGGAGTTCAACAAGGAGTAtgggctggaggtgctggtctATCACTGTGCCAGCCTGGGCCCCCCCTCTGACCTCCACAAGGTCATGATCAACAGCAAAG GACCTTCCTCTCCACGGTCACTTTTGGCAGAGTCCGTGTCTGACACTGCTGTCAGGCTCTCCTGGCAGGTTCCTGAGTACCCCAATGGAGGTATCACCAAGTACATcgtggagctgcagcagctggggggcACCAGTGAGCCCCAATGGATCGACACTGACAGTGGCGCTGAGACAGCCAAGATCATCGGGGGCCTCAATGTCAGCACCAGCTACCAGTTTCGTGTTAGGGCCAACTCCCATGTCCCGGGGGAGTGGAGCCAGCCCGTGAAAGCCAGGACCCTGGGAGATG GAGCGCTGAGCGTGCCACCCAGCCTGGGCAGCCAGAGCACTGAGCAGGCGGGAATAGACCAGCAGCTACTCTTGGCCATTGTCGGCTCCGTCTCTGTCACCTGCCTCACCATCCTCTTTGCCCTCCTGGCGCTTTTCCTCATcaagaagaattttttccaCCGGCGCCGCACCTTTACATACCAGTCTGGCTCGGTGAGTGCTGCCTGCCCCTCCAGGACTgtgtccccagctcccctcaTCCCAGCCCGATCCAGGTCACGCTCTGTAGCCTCCAGTCCGGACACAGCCAGACCTCACTTCCACGCGGAGAGG ggagaagagaccatCCTGCAGTTCAACTCAGGGACCCTGACCCTGACGCGCCGGCCCAAGCCGCAGCCCGAGCCCCTCAGCTACCCCATTCTGGAATGGGAAGACATCAAGTTTGAGGACATGATCGGGGAGGGCAACTTCGGGCAGGTCATCAGGGCCATGATCAAAAAAGATGGCCTGAAAATGAATGCAGCCATCAAGATGTTGAAAG AGTTTGCTTCAGAGAATGACCATCGGGATTTTGCCGGGGAACTGGAGGTGCTGTGCAAACTGGGCCATCACCCCAACATCATCAACTTGCTGGGTGCCTGCGAGAACAAGG gCTACCTGTACATCGCCATTGAGTATGCTCCCTACGGAAACCTCCTTGACTTCCTCCGCAAAAGCCGAGTCCTGGAGACTGACCCAGCCTTTGCCAAGGAGCATGGCACTGCCTCCACCctcacctcccagcagctcctccagttTGCTTCAGACGTGGCTAAGGGAATGCAGTACCTGAGTGAGAAGCAG TTCATTCACAGGGACCTGGCAGCCAGGAATATCCTGGTGGGAGAAAACCTGGCCTCCAAGATTGCAGACTTTGGCCTCTCCAGAGGGGAGGAGGTCTATGTGAAGAAGACAATG GGTCGATTACCAGTTCGCTGGATGGCCATTGAGTCCCTGAACTACAGCGTGTACACCACCAAGAGCGATGT GTGGTCATTTGGTGTCTTGCTGTGGGAGATCGTCAGTTTGG GGGGGACGCCGTACTGCGGCATGACATGCGCTGAGCTCTACGagaagctgccccagggctACCGCATGGAGAAGCCACGCAACTGTGACAACGAGGT GTACGAGCTGATGCGTCAGTGCTGGCGCGACCGCCCCTACGAGCGCCCGCCCTTCGCCCAGATCTCCATGCAGCTCATCCGCATGCTGGAGGCCAGGAAG GCCTACGTGAACATGGCCCTGTTCGAGAACTTCACCTACGCGGGGATTGATGCCACCGCCGAGGAGGCATGA
- the TIE1 gene encoding tyrosine-protein kinase receptor Tie-1 isoform X2 has translation MELQVYLLLLLPRLAVAILDITLIANVQSLSHSEFFLSCVMGERDVTYLQIERENKIVMTHPKMGFQNYRNRSNEVQARGFSMADLVGILYCLGRTPTEQAQVVYVHNSHNAHLFPVKATQSVNIAEPATFSARVLKREETDVMWKRNGTYYQTTDRGEVKGDLVTLTLPKVSVSENGVYSATFMGQSPLWSAFYRLIVRACPAKKWGPSCEKDCPDCLNGGICHDHVGECICPPGFMGTRCERACREGQFGRNCQETCQRAQGCRGLSFCLPDPYGCSCASGWSGSRCSQACAPGYYGPDCALRCACQNRGSCNRFSGCVCPAGWHGQHCEKSDRFPQIIQLASELEFNLGSEPVISCVATGNPLPASDSVELRKADGTVLKLIKAIIEPGQITCEFQVRHLTKEDTGLWECRVSTTGGQDSRKVKVNIRVPPAPLSPPRLLAKQSRQLVVSPVDCFSGDGPIVSIKLFYKPKDDNSAWSSIVVDHSENITLMNLRPVTAYVVKVQLSRPGDGGEGSKGPEAIMVTACLEPTVKPVIEGWSIEEKNVLHVNWKLPSNHEPAHGFIVRLFDSARRLVCEKNITSISVLSARIGDLEFNKEYGLEVLVYHCASLGPPSDLHKVMINSKGPSSPRSLLAESVSDTAVRLSWQVPEYPNGGITKYIVELQQLGGTSEPQWIDTDSGAETAKIIGGLNVSTSYQFRVRANSHVPGEWSQPVKARTLGDGALSVPPSLGSQSTEQAGIDQQLLLAIVGSVSVTCLTILFALLALFLIKKNFFHRRRTFTYQSGSGEETILQFNSGTLTLTRRPKPQPEPLSYPILEWEDIKFEDMIGEGNFGQVIRAMIKKDGLKMNAAIKMLKEFASENDHRDFAGELEVLCKLGHHPNIINLLGACENKGYLYIAIEYAPYGNLLDFLRKSRVLETDPAFAKEHGTASTLTSQQLLQFASDVAKGMQYLSEKQFIHRDLAARNILVGENLASKIADFGLSRGEEVYVKKTMGRLPVRWMAIESLNYSVYTTKSDVWSFGVLLWEIVSLGGTPYCGMTCAELYEKLPQGYRMEKPRNCDNEVYELMRQCWRDRPYERPPFAQISMQLIRMLEARKAYVNMALFENFTYAGIDATAEEA, from the exons ATGGAACTCCAGGTTTATCTTCTACTTCTCCTCCCACGGCTGGCAG TGGCCATCCTGGACATCACCCTGATTGCCAATGTGCAGAGCCTGTCTCACTCCGAATTCTTCCTCTCCTGCGTCATGGGGGAGCGTGATGTGACCTACCTGCAGATTGAGCGGGAGAACAAGATTGTGATGACACACCCAAAGATGGGCTTCCAAAACTACCGCAACCGCAGCAACGAAGTCCAGGCCAGGGGCTTCTCCATGGCTGACCTGGTGGGGATCCTCTACTGCCTGGGGCGCACACCAACCGAGCAGGCCCAGGTCGTCTACGTGCACAACAGCCACAATG cCCACCTCTTCCCAGTGAAGGCCACGCAGTCTGTGAACATCGCTGAGCCAGCCACCTTCTCTGCCAGGGTTCTCAAGAGGGAGGAGACAGACGTTATGTGGAAAAGAAATG GCACCTACTACCAGACCACGGACAGGGGTGAGGTGAAGGGCGACCTCGTCACCCTGACGCTCCCCAAAGTCAGCGTGAGTGAAAATGGGGTCTACAGTGCCACCTTCATGGGGCAGAGCCCTCTCTGGAGTGCCTTCTACCGCCTGATCGTGAGAG CATGCCCCGCAAAGAAATGGGGACCATCCTGTGAGAAGGACTGTCCTGACTGTCTGAATGGTGGCATCTGCCATGACCACGTCGGTGAATGCATCTGCCCTCCTGGGTTCATGGGCACCCGCTGCGAGAGAG CCTGCCGGGAAGGCCAGTTTGGCCGCAACTGCCAGGAGACGTGCCAGagagcccagggctgcagggggctGAGCTTCTGCCTGCCGGACCCCTACGGCTGCTCCTGTGCCTCAGGCTGGAGTGGCTCCCGCTGCAGCCAAG CCTGTGCCCCAGGATACTATGGCCCTGACTGTGCCCTGAGGTGTGCCTGCCAAAACAGAGGCAGCTGTAACCGCTTCAGCGGATGCGTCTGCCCTGCAGGCTGGCATGGACAGCACTGCGAGAAGTCAG ACCGGTTTCCCCAGATCATCCAGCTGGCCTCAGAGCTGGAGTTCAACCTGGGCTCAGAGCCCGTCATCAGCTGCGTGGCCACCGGCAACCCGCTGCCTGCCAGCGACAGCGTGGAGCTGCGCAAAGCTGATGGCACCGTGCTCAAG CTCATCAAAGCCATCATCGAACCAGGGCAGATCACCTGTGAGTTTCAGGTGAGACACCTGACAAAGGAGGACACAGGGCTCTGGGAATGCCGGGTCTCCACAACCGGAGGCCAGGACAGCCGGAAAGTCAAGGTCAATATCCGAG TGCCGCCAGCGCCTCTGAGCCCCCCCCGGCTGCTGGCCAAGCAGAGCCGCCAGCTCGTGGTGTCACCCGTGGATTGCTTCTCCGGTGATGGACCCATTGTCTCCATCAAGCTGTTCTACAAGCCCAAGGATGACAACTCAGCATGGTCATCCATTGTGG TTGACCACAGCGAGAACATCACTCTCATGAACCTCCGCCCGGTGACTGCTTACGTTGTCAAGGTGCAGCTGAGCCGTCCGGGGGATGGTGGGGAGGGCAGCAAGGGGCCTGAAGCCATCATGGTGACCGCGTGCCTTG AGCCCACAGTCAAGCCTGTGATTGAAGGCTGGTCcatagaggagaaaaatgtacTTCATGTCAACTGGAAATTGCCAAGtaaccatgagccagcacaTGGGTTCATTGTCCGCCTCTTCGACTCCGCGAGGAGGCTGGTCTGTGAGAAAAACATCACATCCATCTCCGTGCTGTCTGCCCGCATTGGGGACCTGGAGTTCAACAAGGAGTAtgggctggaggtgctggtctATCACTGTGCCAGCCTGGGCCCCCCCTCTGACCTCCACAAGGTCATGATCAACAGCAAAG GACCTTCCTCTCCACGGTCACTTTTGGCAGAGTCCGTGTCTGACACTGCTGTCAGGCTCTCCTGGCAGGTTCCTGAGTACCCCAATGGAGGTATCACCAAGTACATcgtggagctgcagcagctggggggcACCAGTGAGCCCCAATGGATCGACACTGACAGTGGCGCTGAGACAGCCAAGATCATCGGGGGCCTCAATGTCAGCACCAGCTACCAGTTTCGTGTTAGGGCCAACTCCCATGTCCCGGGGGAGTGGAGCCAGCCCGTGAAAGCCAGGACCCTGGGAGATG GAGCGCTGAGCGTGCCACCCAGCCTGGGCAGCCAGAGCACTGAGCAGGCGGGAATAGACCAGCAGCTACTCTTGGCCATTGTCGGCTCCGTCTCTGTCACCTGCCTCACCATCCTCTTTGCCCTCCTGGCGCTTTTCCTCATcaagaagaattttttccaCCGGCGCCGCACCTTTACATACCAGTCTGGCTCG ggagaagagaccatCCTGCAGTTCAACTCAGGGACCCTGACCCTGACGCGCCGGCCCAAGCCGCAGCCCGAGCCCCTCAGCTACCCCATTCTGGAATGGGAAGACATCAAGTTTGAGGACATGATCGGGGAGGGCAACTTCGGGCAGGTCATCAGGGCCATGATCAAAAAAGATGGCCTGAAAATGAATGCAGCCATCAAGATGTTGAAAG AGTTTGCTTCAGAGAATGACCATCGGGATTTTGCCGGGGAACTGGAGGTGCTGTGCAAACTGGGCCATCACCCCAACATCATCAACTTGCTGGGTGCCTGCGAGAACAAGG gCTACCTGTACATCGCCATTGAGTATGCTCCCTACGGAAACCTCCTTGACTTCCTCCGCAAAAGCCGAGTCCTGGAGACTGACCCAGCCTTTGCCAAGGAGCATGGCACTGCCTCCACCctcacctcccagcagctcctccagttTGCTTCAGACGTGGCTAAGGGAATGCAGTACCTGAGTGAGAAGCAG TTCATTCACAGGGACCTGGCAGCCAGGAATATCCTGGTGGGAGAAAACCTGGCCTCCAAGATTGCAGACTTTGGCCTCTCCAGAGGGGAGGAGGTCTATGTGAAGAAGACAATG GGTCGATTACCAGTTCGCTGGATGGCCATTGAGTCCCTGAACTACAGCGTGTACACCACCAAGAGCGATGT GTGGTCATTTGGTGTCTTGCTGTGGGAGATCGTCAGTTTGG GGGGGACGCCGTACTGCGGCATGACATGCGCTGAGCTCTACGagaagctgccccagggctACCGCATGGAGAAGCCACGCAACTGTGACAACGAGGT GTACGAGCTGATGCGTCAGTGCTGGCGCGACCGCCCCTACGAGCGCCCGCCCTTCGCCCAGATCTCCATGCAGCTCATCCGCATGCTGGAGGCCAGGAAG GCCTACGTGAACATGGCCCTGTTCGAGAACTTCACCTACGCGGGGATTGATGCCACCGCCGAGGAGGCATGA
- the C7H1orf210 gene encoding type III endosome membrane protein TEMP isoform X1 — MAPACLLGVCSLLCAWSVVMGHPCSLDHQGWADCNGKSLLHAPSSLPGNITGLDLSFNSLVMPHHGTLLMHFPSLRSLNLSSNALLTLSPAVFSNLGALRLLDLSSCSIAYLHTDAFKGLGNLHTLLLRNNNLQELEVSFFLPLKALFHLDLQHNALVSVNTLSLQLMEAVPQVWLEGNPWVCNCTVHPLQQWLQRRKAVQVTCTSPPGLQGQAIAALDSQDLACQMKQRFPREVSTVQQITVTQSNTTTLPSGKGGRSWPYLVGIVVAAVGISILIALAAKCKLFHKHFASYRHRPLPDTGSIGGCPMEEGSGESQPMPGAADLQAEDDDGFIEDNYIQLSEPLPEERERELHLSI; from the exons atggctcctgcctgcctgctcggggtctgcagcctcctctgcGCCTGGTCCGTGGTGATGGGACATCCCTGCAGCCTCGACCACCAG GGATGGGCTGACTGCAATGGGAAGAGCCTTCTGCATGCTCCAAGTTCCCTTCCAGGAAATATCACTGGTTTGGACCTCTCCTTCAACTCTTTGGTCATGCCCCATCACGGGACTCTCTTGATGCATTTCCCTTCCCTGCGCTCCCTCAACCTCTCCAGCAATGCTCTGCTGACACTGAGCCCAGCAGTCTTCTCCAACCTCGGGGCACTGCGCCTGCTGGACCTTAGCAGCTGCAGCATCGCCTACCTCCACACAGATGCTTTCAAGGGCTTGGGAAACTTGCACACACTGCTCCTAAGAAATAACAATCTACAAGAGCTTGAGGTCTCTTtcttcctgccactgaaggctCTTTTCCACCTGGACCTGCAGCACAATGCACTGGTCTCTGTGAATACTTTGAGCCTGCAGCTGATGGAAGCAGTCCCACAGGTCTGGCTGGAAGGGAACCCCTGGGTCTGCAACTGCACCGTGCACCCTCTGCAGCAGTGGCTACAGCGCAGGAAAG CTGTGCAGGTGACCTGCACATctcccccagggctgcagggccaggcGATCGCAGCTCTGGATTCCCAGGACCTGGCCTGCCAGATGAAGCAGCGGTTTCCTCGGGAGGTGAGCACAGTGCAGCAGATCACAGTGACCCAGAGCAACA CAACCACACTGCCCTctgggaaggggggaaggagCTGGCCGTACCTGGTGGGCATCGTGGTGGCAGCAGTTGGCATCTCCATCCTGATCGCATTGGCTGCCAAGTGCAAGCTCTTCCACAAGCACTTCGCCAGCTACCGCCACCGGCCCCTGCCCGACACCGGCTCGATTGGAGGCTGCCCCATGGAGGAGGGCAGTGGCGAGAGCCAGCCCATGCCTGGTGCTGCCGACCTGCAAGCTGAGGATGATGATGGCTTCATCGAGGACAACTACATCCAGCTAAGTGAGCCGCTGCCAGAGGAAAGGGAGCGGGAGTTGCATCTCTCCATATGA